The genomic DNA GTCTGGGTTGCCATGTCCTGGATAGTAGACAGATCTGTCTACATTAGCTAGCCTTGCCATGTAGACAAATCTGTCTACCTACCTTTATGGATTCCCGCCATGACCACCAAGCCACCTGTGCCGCCATTCACCGAAGAAACCGCCAAACAGAAAGTGCGACTTGCCGAAGACGCCTGGAACAGCCGAGATCCCGAGCGGGTGTCCTTGGTCTATACGACCGATACGCATTGGCGCAACCGCGCTGAATTCGTCGATGGGCGCGAGGCGGTGCGTGCGTTTCTCGAGCGCAAATGGAATAAGGAACTGGACTATCGGTTGATCAAGGAGCTGTGGGCCTTTGCCGGCAACCGGATTGCAGTGCGATTTGCCTATGAGTGGCATGACGATTCAGGGCAGTGGTATCGCAGCTACGGCAACGAGAACTGGGAGTTCGATGCGGATGGGCTGATGAAGTTTCGCCATGCGAGCATCAATGATCAGCCGATCAAGGCTGAGGAGCGGAAGTTTCATTGGGCGCAGGGGCGGCGGCCGGATGAGCATGTGGGGTTGAGTGAATTGGGGTTCTAGAGCCCCCCCTCACCCAACCCTCTCCCCCGGCAAAGCCAGGGGAGAGGGGGTAAAAGCGCGTAGCGTTGACAGCTTGCCTCTGTGTGCTCCCTCTCCCCTGGCTTTGCCGGGGGAGAGGGCTGGGGTGAGGGGGCCAGGTGCTCGCGAAATACTTTCCTGCACCGCTCTAAAACCTCACCGATCAACCGACGCCAGAAACGCCTCCAGCAGCGCCCCGCGATACTTCCCCTTATGCAACAACAACGACAGTTTCCGGTGCAGGTCCAGGAACGGCGTCTTCAACACTTTCAACCGGCCAGCCGCTACCGCATCGACCACTGCAACCTGCGGCAGGCACGCGATGCCCAAACCCGCAACGACGCTTTGCTTGATCGCTTCGGTCTGATCGAGCTCCAACACCGTTTCGCCCGGCGGCAACTGCGCCAGTGCGCGTTCGCTGGTGACACGGGTTGCCGAGCCGGGTTCGCGCAATACCCAGCGCGCACCGGCAAAGTCGGCGGGTAGCAAGCGGCGTTTGCGGGCAAGTGGATGGTCAGGTGGCGCACAGACGACAAGATCGTCGTCGCGCCATGGGCGCAGTTCCAATGATGGGTGTGCCACCGGACCCTCGACACAGCCGATATCCAGCGCGTGCTCCAGCAATGCATGCGCGATCGCATCGGTGTTGGCTACTCGCAGGCGCACTGCAACCTGCGGATGCTTGCGCACAAAATCGCCCAACAACTCGCCGACGCGGTAATTGCCCACCGTATTGCTCGCGCCAATACGTAATTCGCCGCCCAACGTGGCTTCATGACCACTACGCCGACCGAATTCAGCATGACGCTCCAGCAGTTCCTGCGCCAAGGGCAGCAGTTCCCGTCCACGCGCATTGAGATGCAAACGCCCTCGCTCACGGGCAAACACGGGAGATCCGAGCAGACGCTCCAGCTCGGCCAGCGCCATGCTCGCTGCGGGTTGGGTGAGATGCAGCGCATCGGCGGCGGCGCGCAGGCTGCCGTGCAAGGCGGTCTGTACAAAGACTTCGAGCTGGCGCGGGCTGATATGAAGCATAAGCTTATCTTATGATATCTATCAGTAATTCCAAGTTTTCTTGATAAGTGGCGCGCAGGACAATGGCAGCGTCTCCAAGGAATCTCCGATGTCAGCCCCCGCAGCGTCCCTTCCCCTTCCCAATCTCGGCCAGCGTATGCCGGGACTCGTTCTCGCCATCGTTGTCGCCCTCATCGCCCTGGGACTAGGCCGCCTGATGCCGTTGGTCGGCGGCCCGGTGTTCGGAATCGTGCTGGGTATCCTCATCCGCAATCTGGTCGCGCCCGGAGCGCAATTCACGCCAGGCATCCAGTTCGCCGGCAAGCAGATCCTGCAGTGGTCGATCATTGCGCTCGGCTTCGGCCTGAGCCTTAACCAGGTGGCCAAGACCGGGCTGGAATCGCTGTCGGTGACCCTGGTGACGATGACCGTGGCCTTTCTCGCCGCCTGGGGTCTGGGTCGCGCGCTTAAGGTGCACGACAAGCTGAAGATTCTTATCGGTGTGGGCACGGCCATTTGTGGCGGCTCGGCGATTGCTGCGGTGACGCCGATCATCAAGCCGGACGAGCACGACACCGCCTTCGCGATCTCGACGATTTTCCTGTTCAACCTGGTCGCCGTGCTGCTGTTTCCCCTGCTCGGCCACCTGCTGCACCTGTCCGACCTGGGCTTTGGCCTGTGGGCAGGTACCGCGATCAACGATACCTCGTCGGTCGTCGCCGCCGGTTACAGCTTCAGCAAGGAAGCGGGTGACTACGCCACGATCGTCAAGCTGACGCGCGCCACGTTGATCATCCCGGTATGCCTGGCGCTGGCTTTTGCGGTGGCCTGGCGCGAAAAGAAAAAGGGCAGCACCGACTTCAGCCTTCGCCGCATCTTTCCCTGGTTCATCCTGTGGTTCCTGGTCGCCTCGGCGATCCGCACGGCTGGCCTGGTGCCCGCGACGATCCTGCCGGCGATTCACGTACTGGCCGAGTTCCTGATCATCGTCGCGCTGACCGCAATCGGCTTGTCGGCGAACCTGCGCAAGATGGCATCGACCGGACTGCGTCCGATCCTGCTCGGCCTGGGTGTGTGGGCTGCCGTATCGATCAGCAGCCTGCTGGTACAGCTGGCCATCGGCCAGCTGTAAAGGGTTTTAAGCGCGGCCCTGTTCGACCAGGGTCAGCGCTACCTTGTCGCGCAGATAGACCGGCAAAGCGAGCTCAGGCGCATGCGCATGGCCGGCCTGAAACTCGCGTACGGCAAGCTCCGCCACGTGACGCGCCTGCGGATAACGCGCACCATCGGCCCACACGGGCGCCGAAGGTAAGCGCTCGCGCAATACGGCCTCATACGTTGCCCAACCGCTTCCCACGACCTGCCACTGTGCCGCTTCAGGCAGGCTGAGCGTATCGGCGGTGCCGACACGCTCCGTATCGAGCGATACCAGGCCACCTTGCCCATCATTGCGATAGCAGGCCGCATAGATCTCGCCCATGCGGGCGTCGATCACCGCGAGAATAGCGGCATCGTCATGCTCGGCCTCCAGCGCCAGGGCCGCCAGCGAGGACACTGTAATCACCGGGCAGTCCAGCGCCAGCGCCATGCCCTGCGCCAGCGATACGCCCAGGCGTACGCCGGTAAACGCACCCGGACCACGACCGACCGCTATCGCGTCGAGCGCATGACGCCCCAGGCCGGCTTCGGCCAGCAGGGCGTCGGCCATCGGCAACACCAGCTCGGCGTGTCGGCGCGGTGCCAGCTCGCTGCGCGCGATGATTTGATCCCCGTGCACTAGGGCGACGGAACAGGCTTCGGTGGCGGTTTCGATGGCAAGCAGGTTCATAGCGTTTCCATGGTAGCCGGATCGGGGCGTGCGGCGGAAATCGGCGCGTAGGCATACCAGTCGATGCGACGGGTCAAATACATCATCAAAGCGACCGCAGCCAGCAGGGCGAAGGCACCGACCAACAGGGCGTATTGCTCGGCGGCAATCAGCCCATAGAGCAAGGTATAAACCAGCGCCAACGCGCCGCCGAGCAACAGGCCGGCACGCCGCGCACGTAGCACCGCGGCAGCATAGCCGCCAACAATGACAACCACGGCTACAGCGGCCAAGGCGTAAGCCAGCGCAAATCCAATCTGCTCGGACAGCGCCAGCAGCACCACATAGAAGGTCGCCAGCGCCGCACCGATCAACAAGTATTGCACCGGGTGCACGCGTAGTCGCTTCAGCACTTCGAACAGAAAGAACACCACGAAGGTCATGCCGATAAACAGCAGACCATATTTCACCGCGCGCTCATTGCGTTGATAGATATCCACCGGTTGATACAGCTGCACACCGAACGCCGAGGCACTCATGGCCTGCCCCACGCCGACGTCGCTGTATTCCCAATGCTGACCGTAACTGCGATTGAGATCGGAAGCGTGCCAATGCGCGCTGAAGTTCTTTGCCGACACCTCACGCTCCACCGGCAAGGCGGCGCCGATAAAACTCGGGTCGCCCCACGGGGCATGTATCGTCAGGTCGCTATTGCGCCCCAACGGAAGCACCTGCAACGACTCGGTACCTGCCAATTGAAGCTGCAACTCGAATTCGATCGGCTGATCGCCCAGCGCATCGAGATCGATCGGCACGACCACGCTGGACAGTTCGCTCATGCGCTCGGCCGATGAAGCAAAGCGTGCGGGCTTGCCGTTGATGCGCAGATCGCTGGCGTCACGCAATCCACGCAGATCGCTCAGGAGCAGCCGTACTTCCGCCTTGCCAGGCTGCCACTGCGACGCACTGGCCTGGCGCGCCTTGAGCAGATCCTCCGGCAAGAAGCGTCCACTGATATGCACGGACGACAGGTAGACCGGCGCGGCATAGATGCCATAGCTGCGCGTCTGTACTTGCATCGTCACATCGGTTTTCAATGTGTCGGGCAGCACCGCGTCCGTGGTGGCGATCATGCGCGTCGTTTGGTTGTCCGCCAGCAACGCCGTGCGTTGCCCTGGTACCGCCAGCAACAAACCGCCAAGCACCTGGCGGCCACCCCATCCCTGGGCAATCTGGGTGACTGCCGTTTCACGCAGTGCTTGTCGCTCGGTCACCAGAGTCTGCACCTGGCCAAGCGGAATCAGCATCAACAATGCCAACAACCCGACTCCCAGGACCTTGGCAGTAACGGTATGAAACCAGCTTTTCACGATGCGACCCCATTCCTTGTTGGAAACGATCGCATCACATCACGCCCATCCGTCGCCAGCCGGGCCTGCCCTGGCAGCGCGCGGCGCGACAAGGGGCAAAGTTATGGCGCTGCGTCCCCGTCGAGCAGGGGCGCGGGAGTGCGGGCAAAAAACGCCTGCACGTCGGCAATCTCGCGCGTACGCGGCATGGGCGGCAGGCTGGCCAGAAAAAGCTTGCCGTAGCCTTTGCCGGTAAGGCGCGGATCGCACAGCACCAGCACGCCGCGATCGCGCACATCGCGAATCAGACGCCCGGCACCCTGCTTGAGCGCGATGACCGCGCTGGGCACCTGCCAGCCCATAAAGGGATTGATACCCGATTGCTCGAGTGCTTCCAGACGCGCCTGCAATACAGGATCGTCAGGTGCCGCAAACGGCAGCTTGTCGATGACGACGACCGAGAGCGCCTCACCCTGCACGTCGACGCCTTCCCAAAAACTCGCCGCACCGAGCAACACGCCATGACCGCTGGCGCGAAACTCTTCCAGCAGGCGGTGGCGCGGTGCATCGCCCTGGACGAACAACGGCCACGGTACGCGTTCGCGCAACAAATCTGCCGCGCGCCGCAGGGCACGATGCGAGGTGAACAGCAGGAACGCGCGGCCGTTCGATGCTTCCAGCACCGGCATGACCGCATCGATGACGCGTTCGGTGTAATCGCGCGCGGCCGGGTCGGGCAAGCCCGGCGGGAGATAGCACAGCGCCTGCTCGCGATAATCGAACGGACTTTCCAGACTCAACGTCTGTGGATCGTCCAGGCCGAGCTGGCGCGCGAAATGTCCAAAGTCACCAGCGACCGAAAGCGTGGCCGAAGTATGGATCCATGCCGCCTGGGTACGCTCACGCAAACCGCGCAGCGGTGCGGCAAGATCCAGCGGCGTGGCATGCAGCGCAAAGCCGCGCGGGAACTGCTCGTACCAGCGCACGTCCTGTTCGCCATCGCCTTCGGCGATACGGTCGAAACGCTCGCTTAGCGTAGAGGCACGCTCGTAGACGTTGGCAAAGCCGCGCGAGCGTTCGGCCTGGGACGCCAGCACGTCGGCCAGCGCGGCGATCAACTCGCGCACGTCGCGCATCGCCTCACGCACATTGGCGTAGCTTTCGAGCAGATGGAACGGACCACGCTGTGGCAATGGGTCCAGGGTCAGGCGTAATCTGCGCACCGCATCCTGCACCGCTTCGACTGGCTCGAGCACGGCACCGATCGCGCCGGTGATGCCGTTGCATTCGTTCAAGCTGTCCTGCGCCAGCTCGGTCAACTGGCGCGCACTGATGCTCTGCGAAAAGAACTGTCCGGCCAGCTCGGGAATCTGGTGTGCTTCATCCAGAATAAAAGCCTGCGCGCCAGGCAGGATTTCGCCGAAGCCTTCCTGCTTCAAGGCAAGATCGGCGAACAGCAGATGATGATTGACCACCACGATGTCCGCTTCCTGTGCATCCCTGCGTGCCTTGATCACGTGACAGTCATCGTAGAACGGACACTCCACGCCCAGGCAGTTTTCCGGTGTGGACGTTACGCGCGGCCATAGCGACGATTCCTCGGGAACTTCGGCCAACTCCATCCGATCACCGCGCCGCGTGCGTGCGGACCAGGCACGTATCGATGCGAGCTGCGATGCCTGCGTGCGATCGAAGGTGGCACCTTCGCGCACCGTCTGATCCAGCCGATACAGGCACAGATAGTTGGAACGCCCCTTGAGCAAGGCAGTTTTCAGATGAGTCCCCAGCACCGAATGCACGCGCGGCAGATCGCGAAAATACAGCTGGTCCTGCAACGCCTTGGTGCCGGTCGATACGATCACGCGATCTCCCGACAGCAAGGCTGGCACGAGATACGCATAGGTCTTGCCAGTCCCGGTGCCCGCCTCGGCGATCAGGATGTCGCGCTCGGCGATGGCGTGCTGCACCGCCCGCGCCATCACCTGCTGCGCTTCGCGCGGCAGGAAGTTCGGCAAGTCGCGGGCGAAGGGGCCGTCCGCACCGAGTAGTGCGGAGATATCCGGGTCGGTCATCGGGCTAGTATCGCCGATTTGGGGGTGGCCGCTAATGCAGCAACTTCAAGGAACCTTGAAGAACCTCAGTTTTCATCGTCATCCCGGCGTAGGCTGGAATGACGGAGAGGTTGTTTGGCGTGGCTTGCTACTAAGTCACGAGCCGGTCGCGACTGAAGTCGCTCCTATAAATACCTCCAAGCGTGCACTACGCCATCAATAACGCGGCACGCCCTCGACATGGCACTTCTGGACCCATTTGCGCGCGCTGGCGGCAGCGG from Dyella sp. GSA-30 includes the following:
- a CDS encoding nuclear transport factor 2 family protein → MTTKPPVPPFTEETAKQKVRLAEDAWNSRDPERVSLVYTTDTHWRNRAEFVDGREAVRAFLERKWNKELDYRLIKELWAFAGNRIAVRFAYEWHDDSGQWYRSYGNENWEFDADGLMKFRHASINDQPIKAEERKFHWAQGRRPDEHVGLSELGF
- a CDS encoding LysR family transcriptional regulator; its protein translation is MLHISPRQLEVFVQTALHGSLRAAADALHLTQPAASMALAELERLLGSPVFARERGRLHLNARGRELLPLAQELLERHAEFGRRSGHEATLGGELRIGASNTVGNYRVGELLGDFVRKHPQVAVRLRVANTDAIAHALLEHALDIGCVEGPVAHPSLELRPWRDDDLVVCAPPDHPLARKRRLLPADFAGARWVLREPGSATRVTSERALAQLPPGETVLELDQTEAIKQSVVAGLGIACLPQVAVVDAVAAGRLKVLKTPFLDLHRKLSLLLHKGKYRGALLEAFLASVDR
- a CDS encoding putative sulfate exporter family transporter, which produces MSAPAASLPLPNLGQRMPGLVLAIVVALIALGLGRLMPLVGGPVFGIVLGILIRNLVAPGAQFTPGIQFAGKQILQWSIIALGFGLSLNQVAKTGLESLSVTLVTMTVAFLAAWGLGRALKVHDKLKILIGVGTAICGGSAIAAVTPIIKPDEHDTAFAISTIFLFNLVAVLLFPLLGHLLHLSDLGFGLWAGTAINDTSSVVAAGYSFSKEAGDYATIVKLTRATLIIPVCLALAFAVAWREKKKGSTDFSLRRIFPWFILWFLVASAIRTAGLVPATILPAIHVLAEFLIIVALTAIGLSANLRKMASTGLRPILLGLGVWAAVSISSLLVQLAIGQL
- the tsaB gene encoding tRNA (adenosine(37)-N6)-threonylcarbamoyltransferase complex dimerization subunit type 1 TsaB; this translates as MNLLAIETATEACSVALVHGDQIIARSELAPRRHAELVLPMADALLAEAGLGRHALDAIAVGRGPGAFTGVRLGVSLAQGMALALDCPVITVSSLAALALEAEHDDAAILAVIDARMGEIYAACYRNDGQGGLVSLDTERVGTADTLSLPEAAQWQVVGSGWATYEAVLRERLPSAPVWADGARYPQARHVAELAVREFQAGHAHAPELALPVYLRDKVALTLVEQGRA
- the creD gene encoding cell envelope integrity protein CreD: MKSWFHTVTAKVLGVGLLALLMLIPLGQVQTLVTERQALRETAVTQIAQGWGGRQVLGGLLLAVPGQRTALLADNQTTRMIATTDAVLPDTLKTDVTMQVQTRSYGIYAAPVYLSSVHISGRFLPEDLLKARQASASQWQPGKAEVRLLLSDLRGLRDASDLRINGKPARFASSAERMSELSSVVVPIDLDALGDQPIEFELQLQLAGTESLQVLPLGRNSDLTIHAPWGDPSFIGAALPVEREVSAKNFSAHWHASDLNRSYGQHWEYSDVGVGQAMSASAFGVQLYQPVDIYQRNERAVKYGLLFIGMTFVVFFLFEVLKRLRVHPVQYLLIGAALATFYVVLLALSEQIGFALAYALAAVAVVVIVGGYAAAVLRARRAGLLLGGALALVYTLLYGLIAAEQYALLVGAFALLAAVALMMYLTRRIDWYAYAPISAARPDPATMETL
- a CDS encoding ATP-dependent DNA helicase is translated as MTDPDISALLGADGPFARDLPNFLPREAQQVMARAVQHAIAERDILIAEAGTGTGKTYAYLVPALLSGDRVIVSTGTKALQDQLYFRDLPRVHSVLGTHLKTALLKGRSNYLCLYRLDQTVREGATFDRTQASQLASIRAWSARTRRGDRMELAEVPEESSLWPRVTSTPENCLGVECPFYDDCHVIKARRDAQEADIVVVNHHLLFADLALKQEGFGEILPGAQAFILDEAHQIPELAGQFFSQSISARQLTELAQDSLNECNGITGAIGAVLEPVEAVQDAVRRLRLTLDPLPQRGPFHLLESYANVREAMRDVRELIAALADVLASQAERSRGFANVYERASTLSERFDRIAEGDGEQDVRWYEQFPRGFALHATPLDLAAPLRGLRERTQAAWIHTSATLSVAGDFGHFARQLGLDDPQTLSLESPFDYREQALCYLPPGLPDPAARDYTERVIDAVMPVLEASNGRAFLLFTSHRALRRAADLLRERVPWPLFVQGDAPRHRLLEEFRASGHGVLLGAASFWEGVDVQGEALSVVVIDKLPFAAPDDPVLQARLEALEQSGINPFMGWQVPSAVIALKQGAGRLIRDVRDRGVLVLCDPRLTGKGYGKLFLASLPPMPRTREIADVQAFFARTPAPLLDGDAAP